A window of Acetobacter oryzifermentans genomic DNA:
ACATCAGCACGACACTGCCTTTCCCGGTCTTGCGGGTCACGACAATCGGCGCGCGGCTGTTCACGGCTTCGTCCAGATAATGCGCCAGGTTCTGGCGCAAGTCGGTATAGGAAACACAGGTCATGATCGGTCCTCCACCTTCATTGTAACGTACAGTTTTCTGTACGTCTCCTGTTTTACATCCCCATATCCATATCTCGATCTCGCGACCTTAAGTGCGACAGGACGCGTTCCCTCTGAGGGGAATACAACCCGTGATCGAGCGTTGATGGACTTGTAACGGTTTTATGAGAGGTGGGTAGAACTGTAGCGATTACTCCCGGAAAAGAGTGGCAAAAAGCCTATTATAGAGCGGGCCAAAAAGGCCGGTTTAAAACGTGTTTCCGTCATGCTCCCAGAGAACAAAGTAGAAGAAATTAGTCCAAGGAAACTCGAACGGTTCCTTTTACTTTCTCACCCAACTCTTTAGCGTCATTTTGACGTGCGACCGCTCACAAAATTGCGTCACGTTCCGTCTTTAAGGATTTGTTCATTCCTTTCTCCTGTCATTACTGACAGAAAAGCAAGGTGTCGGTAATGCCGACACCCTTTTTCCAAAGGGAGCCCTTACTAATGCCAAAGGGAGCTAGAATCATGGCCCCCTTTCTCCGTTCGCCCTTAAAAAAACAGCCAGAACCAACAAAGGGAGCGGTTATTAACCGCACCCTTTCTAAAGGGGGTCATGATTCTGGCACCCTTTCTTGCCTGCCCGCCGGAGCGTCCGCACTGAGGGTGCAATGGTGTATGAAGGGCCTTAAAAAACCTACGGCATACCCGGCGGCAAGCGTGCGGCGAACCCATCGGCAAAGCTAGGGCAAAGTAGGGTCAATGCGAGGACAGATCGATGGTCATTGCTAGGTCTAGATCAGGTCTATGTGAGGACTTTTCGGCGCATACCGGAAGAAAATTGATGGAAGAGTGCGAACGCCGCCGACGGGCCGTTGAAGAAGCTAGAGCGTCCAATTTTCGGCAAGGGTATGTTCACGATGCCTTACTTGAGGACGCGAACGCCCGCTTCATTGGGGGTCTGATCTCGCTTGAAGAGTTACGCGCTGAGATGCGTAAGGCCATCTCCTCAGTTTGACCACAAGCCGCGCCAGAAGTGTTCCATTTCTGTGGAGGTTCCGTTCCATTTCCGCTTCACTTCTGTGGGGCTTTCGTTCCACCTGATTTTGGCCCTTCATACACCATTGCACCCTCAGTGCGGTGGCTATGCCGCCATAATTAGGCAAGCGGAGAAAGGGAGTCAGAATCGTGACTCCCTTTGGAAAGACGCCACATCATACGGATCCTCTTTTCCTCACCCGAAGTCCCTCTCTTGATAAGGGCTGGATCGCTTCAGGAAGGCACGACACTCTGATTGACCTGACAGCGCATGAAGCTTCATGCTTGCATAGATCAAGAAAGAAAACGTCAGAAGGAAAGAACAGCCATGACGGATGACCTTCCAGACAGACAGGAAGAACCGGACAATCCTGATGCTGATGACCGCATGTTTCATGCCTGCTTCTCCCTGCTGGGAGAGTTCGTGGAGCAGGAACTCGGTTCGACCTCGCAGGGTTACGATAAGGAGCAGGGCCGTCTGTATCGCGGCTACCGTCTGCACAGCGCCAATGATCGGGACAAGGCCGCGATTGATCTGTGGCTCTGGTATCGAGACGATCTGCCGCGAGAGACAGCTGTGTGTGACCACGCTATCGCCACCATAACGGCAGACAACCTGATCGATCATGAACAGATTTCGGAGGATCTCAAGGATCAGAAATTGCGCGACTTGATCGACATCCGCCGACAGCTCTGGATCTGAAAGGAGAGATATCTTGAAAAAGCGTATACTGACTTTCGCCGCTCTGTCAGTCCTTCTTTTTCCAGCTTCAGGCTTTGCCCAGAGCACAGGGGACTGGCTGCCTCAGTCAGGCGTCAAATCTCCCTATGCTCCCCTGTCGATACCAACAACGCTCAAGCCCGTGCAGAACTCTCTGGCCAGTCTGTTGACCAAAGGCTACCGGATTACGACCACAGCGGATTATGGCGGCTCAGGAGCCCTCTTCACGCTGATCCGGCAGAACCAGACCTTACTCTGCGTTTTGACGGCCCCAACTCCGGGAACAGATCAGAATGTTCCAACATCACGCTGCTGGTCGCTGAATTAAAATCCACAAAAGTCTACAAACCCGGACGGATTGGAAAAATCCCAGAAACCGTGCCTTACGCAACGTTTCTGGGCCGGCCGCCTTTCGCACCATTCCGGCGTGCCGCCACCTTTGCCTGGCTGGTGGATGATCCGCCCACACGTCCCATCTGTGCCGCCATCCAACTCCTGGAACCGTAGATACCTTGTATCAGACCTTCGACCAGAACATCGGCATCAAAACGGGGCCAGTGAAGCCCATTACCCAGCGGAGTGATCTCGATCTCGGCCAGATCATTCAGAGAAGCGCCTTGCAAATCCTGTAGCAGATCCACTGGCACGCTCATTTCAACATCGTTGGAGAGCATGACATGAAGAGCGCGGCGCGCACGGATAAACCGTGCCGAGACCGCATGAGGAACAGTTGCTCTATGAAGGGCGTCTGCTTCACGAGCGGTCTGATAGTTCACATTATTCGCCATGTATCTTCTCCCATGCTTCCGCCAGCATCTCAGCGTGGTCCTGGCAGCCGAAAATTGTGAGGATGATATCCTGAGGATCAGACAGAAGTGGCGATCTCACTCTTTTGGATATGCATGGCGGATTTCTGCCCCAGTCGCTGCCACGAAACACGAGGCGATGAAGACACGACCATGACGGATCTTTCCGACGAACGGGCTGCCAGAAGGGCCGCAAGGCGCGCAACAGCACGAAACCAACAGTCCCGGCCGATCAGGTTTTTGCTCTTCTGGACGTCGATTTGACCAAGATTCAGGCGGCCATTGACGCCCATCCTACCCCTCATTCCACGGATTGATGAGGGTAACACCGCAGTTGAGAAAATCGCGTGTATTCCGGGTCGCGAGGGATGCTCCACGGGACTGCGTGATAGCCGCGATCTGAGCATCGAACTGACTGATGGGTTCTCCAGCCTGTCGGCGTCGGGAGGCGATCTCAGCATAAACACGAGCAGCCTCTCCGTCGAAAGGCAGGATACGTCCAGAGAAATCCTCTTCAAACATACCACGGGCGGCCACGATCAGCAGATCCCGTCGTCGTCCTTTCGGCAGCAGTGCCAGCCCATACAGGATCTCAGCCTGGGTAATGGCCGTGATGAAGAGAGTCATCATGGGCTGACGTGACATCCAGGTCAGCACCGCCCCATCAGGCCCGGAGCGCATCAGTTCGGAGAGGATGTTGGTGTCGAGAACGATCACATCCCGAAATCCACGTCCCTGATGGCCTCACGGGACACGGGAGGCAGGTCTACCCCGCCCAGCCTGGCAAAACGCTGGTGAATGGCCTGACCAGCATCTACCTCCTGGGACACTTCAGCGGAAAGAACCGAGCGCAGGATATCGCGCACCTCTTCTTCCATGGAACGCCCATGCTGTGCTGCGCGCAGACGAAGCCTGTGCTTGAGACTGTCATCAATATTGCGGATGGTCATGACGGCCATGGAAACCTCCATTAAGCAATGACAGCATTGTAGTCATTGACTGCGAATTTTGCAATCATTCAGGTCAGGTTGGAGTATTTGAGGGAAAAGACGAAATCACGTGCTGAAGATTACCAGTAATATTCGTGAGGCCGCCGGGTTCCGGTATACGGAAAGACCGCTTCGAGAGGATCAAGGTTGCCCCTTGATAATCAGGCGGGCAACATGCCTGTCATGATGACGCCCAGGACGGATATCGTGCAGATGGCTGTACCAGTTGGGGGATTCAGAAGCTTCACGTGAGCCTCCATAGCCGCAGCGATCCGGCCGGCTGGCCCTGCGATGGTCCCGGCCGTGTCTGCGGCTGTGATGATAGGTGCGAGACATGGGGCTTTCCCTCCATGACGCGCGGAGTGATTTCCGAGCGTACCTACATCGCCCGATCTCCTCTGTTCTAGTCGGAATACGGCTTTACCGCGCCTGAGCGACATCGGTCTCCAGCAGCATCCGGACATAGCGTGTGTAAGGGATGCCCTTTGCCTTCGCCCTGGCTTTCACGGCGTCCAGCAGGGACGCCGGCAGGCGCATGTTGAGGGCGGCCGCCTTGGGTTCGATCTCAAAGCGCATGGGCTTGAAACCGGACAGGTCATACCGGGTCAGATTGGCGGTCGCGACGAAATCCTCGGCCGCTTCGTCACTGTGCAGCGAGGGCATGGACCTGTTTTTGCTGCTCATAGTGGTCGATCTCCTTCTGATGCATATAACGGGCACTGATGGGACGTAACCGGGTCTGGCTGCTAATTGTCCTGAACATGAAGACCAGAAAAATGTAACGTCCGGCTTCAGTCCGGCCAATGGCCCGCATCCGGGGCTCACCGGGGTGAGGATCAGCCATGACGGCAGGTTCTCCCAGCAGAACCTGCTCGATTTCCGCACGGGAGACACCATGCTTGCCACATTTCGGCCAGTTGCCGTCATCCCAGTCGAAACCCGCAATCTTCATGTAGAGAAGATATGCATTTGTCTACACAAATACAACACAATTAGAACCCAACGGTCCCCGTTCCGTTCCCAAAGTGTCCCCTTTGAATTTCGCGCTGGAGTACATCCATGATGGCGGCAGGCCCTCTGGGAGGGGCGTACAAGGCGCAATTCCCGTTACAGGACAGACCCAACAGCCACCATGCACGATAATGCCTGTACGGCCATCCTGTGGCGTCTGGCGGGCATGCTGCGACACGTGAGCCGCCTAATCATCGCTTGAACACCGGTGCGTCTTGAGCAAATTGCGGTCTTGCCCGGTTCTTCTGGTGTTGCAGGCGTCGGGCGAGCGCGGAGCGGGAGCCCCGTAGGGCGCCAAAGGCGCCGACGCGGGAGAGGAAGGTGCTGATGGAGAGACGATGCGGAATGCGTCGTCTGATTATAATTCCACGCCGTAGGCGTGTCCGTTTAGCGCAGCCCTGAAAGGGCGAGCAGGGGGATGCCGGGTGGGAGATCGCGCATGGCGCGATCGGGGCGGCCGTAGGCCGCGAGCCGGCGGGGGCGTAGCCCCCAAGAGGCGGTGCTTGGGTTTAATTTGGCTGAAATTTTCAGGGAATGAAAAAGTTATCCACAGGCTAAGAGTGTTAATTTATGTGTTAATAGTAGTGTTAAGGGTTTTCCACAGGAACGTAACCTTCTGAAAATAAAAAGGGAAATTAACTTTTTTGGGCCATTAGCGTCAACGAAACCCCGAATCTAGTGACTCCAGAACCCCGAATCTGCGTCAACGAAACCCCGAATCTAGCTCTTGCGTCAATGAAACCCCGAACCTAAACTAATCGTCAATGAAACCCCGAATCAAAGCAACCCGTCAACGAAACCCCGAACTGGCACTTACCGTCAGTGAAACCCCGAATGTTGACGGACGTTCAGTTCTACTTCCGGAACGATATCCGACACCAGATCTTTTTATTTGTGATGTCCTTGATGCCATCCCTAAAGATGATATGGCCTCAATGGAACATCCAATTTTCTCGCTTGCCACTAAACCTGATCGACGCATTTTCCGATACGAGCACAATGGCAATACAGTTGAGATAGTTCCGAGCGTCAAAGGGCTCGCGACAATCCATGACAAGGATATCCTTATCTATTGCATTTCACAGCTTATCGCGAAAATGAATCAAGGTGAGCAGCCAAATCGAACTCTCCACCTTACCGCACGCGATTTATTGGTGTGGACCAACCGTCAAACCGATGGTGATGGCTATAAGCGGCTTCGGAGCGCATTTGAGCGCTTAGCAGGAACACGGATCACCACCAACATCAAAGCTGATGGAGAAGAAATCACCGAAGGCTTTGGCCTTATCAATGAATGGCGAATTGTCCGTAAGACCAATTCCGGACAAATGTCTGAAATCAAGGTAACGCTATCTGAATGGCTATTCAGAATGATCGAAGGCCGAAGTGTACTGACATTACATCGCGATTATTTCCGTTTACGTAAACCACTTGAACGGAGAATATACGAACTTGCACGCAAGCATTGTGGCGCTCAGGAAAAATGGGGTGTTTCTATAGAAATTTTACAGAAAAAAACGGGGGCCAGTAGCCATATTCGCGTATTTCGCTCAATGCTCCGTGACTTGGCAATCAATAACCACTTGCCTGATTATGCTGTCGAAATAAACAGCAACACGGTTATTTTCCGCAATCGAGAAACGATGGACACCGTCAAGGTAATAGAGCCAAAGCTCCAGAAACCATTTGTCGATCCCGAGGGTTTTCATGACGCTAGAGGAGTTGCTCCAGGATATGATGTCTACGCACTCTATGATGAATGGGTGTCATGGTGGAATGATAGCGGACAACCAGAGTTGCAAAATCCCAGTGCCGCATTCGTCGGATTCTGCCGCAACCGGCACAAACGCAACCCTATACGCTAGACACAACCTACGTGTATAATTGTATACGTGTATAAATGTATACTTATCCGCTAACGATCCTGCTTCGTCCTTTCTTCACAAACAGATCGTCCAGTGCTTCTCCAAGCAAACTCTGAACCGTCGTTCCTTCTTCGGCCGCGATAATACGAAGCTGGGTGCTGACTTCGGGAGAAAAATGCCCACCGATCAACTTAGTCCCCTTACGACCATTCAGCGTAGGTTTACGGGATGATATATCTGGCTTCGGGGAGGGGGCTGGCATTGCCTCACCACTACCTTTGGCGCGATCAAGCATCGCTTGTAGCGTATTGCTTTTCGCCATCACACTACCTCCCGATTTTTGTATAATTGTATATCTGTATACTCGTATAAACGCTTAATTTCGTTTGCTGCTGGCCCATGGGCTTCGAATTCCTGCACAGCCTGTCCCGCCGCTTGTGCACGGAAAAATGCCTTGCGGTTTCCTATTTTCACCGGACAGACCGTTGCCCCCAATTCGGTCACGGCCTTAATGGCATCCCCTGTCTCCTGCCCCTGGGGGGGCACAAAAGTTAAAACGACAGCGAACGCTTTATCGAGCTGACGAACCACATCCAATGTGTGTGTCATACTCATTGTATCGAACACGGCCGTCTTCGTCGGAATGAGCACGAAGTCAGCATGCCGTGCCGCTTCATAAGCCACATCACGCGCAACAGCAGCTCCGTCGATAATCACAAGATCAGTACCCGCATCTGCGCAGGCTTTGAGCATTGCAGGCAAACGTATCGGCTGAATTGAAGCCACAGCCGGTGTATCGAGCTGGCGTACGTCTTTCCAGAAAGAGGCTGTCGCCTGTGGGTCCAAATCAATAATAGCAGCAACTTTACCCGCTTGCTCAGCCGCGACAGCGAGACAGGTTGCAAGCGTCGTTTTTCCGACACCGCCCTTCTGCGAAAGAACAGCAAGAACCTTCATGCTACACCTCTACACGTATAATCTTATACCTGTATACACTTTCTACGAGGGAAGAGAAGACCTCACCTTATCTCTCTGCACAATGGCAGCAACTGTGTTCTTGCTGATCCCTAGATCACGGGCGATCCACCGATAACTCCGCTTTTCAGCCACCAGCGCCAAAACCTTCGGAGCCAGACGGTCAGACTTCGGCCGCTCTCCTTTCTGTCGGCCAAGAACCTTCCCGCGTGCCTTGGCAGCGGCCAGACCGGACTTCACCCGCTCGCTGATCAGATCCCGTTCGAACTCAGCGATCCCGGCCAGAACCGTCGCCAGCATTCGTCCATGTGGTGTTGCCAGGTCGAACGTCATCCCGGTTATGGCAATCAGGGAAACACGATAGCTCTCCAGCTCCTGAAGCGTGGAGATGAGATCAATGGTCGAGCGCCCCCAGCGGGACAGCTCCGTCACCAGAATGACGTCAATTTCACGGGCCTGAGCCAGTGCCATAACCTTTCGACGCTCGGCCCGATCCACCCGAACGCCAGATCCTGTCTCCATGAAGATGCCAGACACTTCATAGCCAGCACGTTCAGCAAACCGCTTCAGCTCGTCCTTCTGGCGCAGGCAGGACTGATCGACCGTGGAAACCCGGCAATAGATGACCGCGCGCTGTCCCATTTGAACCCTCCCGGAAAAACCACCATGCAGCCCTTGATACACCGTGGCTCCGAGTTGTCCCAATTTGACTATAATTTATAAGGTACATAAATAGCTCTCCCCCCCGAAAAGGGTTAACTTTTTTTCGTCGGTAGCCAACACAGGAATATTGCTCGTAATTATTTCTTAAAAACCCTTTTTGTTTTTACGGCTTTTGTGACTGTCTGCTCCAGTTGTAATCCGTGAGACTGTCCCAACACTAATTCCAAAATCCTCAGCTATATCTTTTAAAAATTCTCCATTTTGGCGACGCTTAATAATATCTTGTCGTTGAATATCCGCTATTTTTGTCGGTCGTCCCATTTTTACGCCGAGTTGTACTGCTCTCGCACGACCTTCAGCCGTACGAGTTCGGATCAGATCACGCTCAACATCCGCTAAGCGGCCTAAAACAGCAAGCATTAAACGACCAGTACTTGTAGTCGTATCAGCCCAAGGTTCCGATAAAGAGTAAAACTGCGCTCCCTTCTGGATGATTTCTTTTACAATAGCAAAGAGGTCGAATGTACTACGCGCCAACCTGTCAATCCGAGTGACAATAACTGTATCTCCATGACAAAGGTTTTTTATAAGGCGACGTAACTCCACACGCTCAACATCCGCCCCGCTCGCTTTCTCACGAAAAACTTTATGACACTCAAAGCTATTGAGCGTTTGAATTTGCATATCAAGAGTCTGGCCAATCGTGCTGACACGAGCATACCCAATTCTGCGCACCTGTTTCGTCCTTCGTAATGAAGGAGAGTGCTATATTCACGGTGATATTTTTTTGGAAATGGTGATTTGCGCAAAACGTTCATGTATGGGGTTTATTTTTAATATTAAAATACTTGATTAGATTGATTGGTATCTTTAAACAGATAATGTTTTCTAAGAGCTAACTTTTTCGCCTAGAGAGAGTTTGCGCAAATCACAACTTTTGAAAGTGATAAAATGAGTATTGTCTATCCTTCTAATGGAACGCCTTACCTTACTTCGGGCACAACAACTTTCACATCGGGTCAAGTTGTTTCAGGCGTGACTGTTACCAGTAACTCTCAGGAGATCCTTTCTTCTGGAGCCACCGGTATACAGCAAACAATTGAAGAGGCTTCTGGTAATACTGGAGGAGGGGAAATAATTGTTCTTAGCGGAGCACAATTGCTTCAGAAGAATGATACCGGATACTGGCAAAACAGAGGTAAAATAATCGTATCTTCTGGTGGTTTTATTTCAGGAGGAGCTACTACTTCTGGGGGTATAACCACCATACTCAGTGGAGGCATCGCAAAAGATATTCATGCCGGAAATGCAGGATCAGGATCTATTGGGACAATTATTTTCTCTTCTGGCGCTATTTTAGAGGGTACGACAGTCGCACGGTTTGAGGGAACAATCAGTGGGGGAACCGTTACCTCTGGGGCCCAGATTAATGTTCTATCTGGTGGAGTACTCTCCAATGCCGATGCAGGTAACGGCGGGACGATCACTGTCTCTTCAGGAGGAAAGTCCACTAGCACTGTCATCTCCAGTGGCGGAACTCTGACTTTCACAGGAGGAGGCTCTGGATCTTACACAAGCCTTCTGGCGGGAGGCACACTAAATATTGGCTCCGGAACAACATACGATAACCAGCATACAACCTCTCTCACCGCTACCTCTGGGGCCCAGATTAATGTTCTATCTGGTGGAGTACTCTCCAATGCCGATGCAGCCGCATTTGGTAATATTGTGGTCAGCAAAGGGGGCACAGGCCAAGATATTATTATTTCCAGTGGTGGCGGTTTATGGGTTGCAGGCATTGCCTCAGACACGAGTGTCAACAATGGCGGCGGAATAGCAATCGCTTCTGGTGGCGTATCAAATAATAATAACGTTAATTCTGGTGGGAAAATTTATGCAGATTCCGGAAGTGTACTTGGGTTAACGTCCGTATCGAGTGGTGGTTCTGCTATTGTAGCCAGTGGCGCTACTATTTCAGACGTCGTGACCATTCAAGACGGTGGAACTGCTACGATTTGGAACAATACCAGCGGTACGATTGATCTCTCAGGCGACACAAATCATGGTTTGACTATTTCTGGTCTGGAAAGCGGGGGAACAGTCAGCACTGTGATCAGTGGCTGGAACGGCAGCAAACCAGGAAACTCTGATAGTATCGACCTGCCTGGGGTTTCAGCAGATGGAGCATCTTATGCTTATCCGTCTGATGATCAGGTTGTGGTTACGCTCGCTAACGGTAACACCATTACCCTGAATATTCCTGGTGTCAAAAATACTGGATTTATCCTTTCTGATGATGGTCATGGTGGCGCATCTGCTGAAGTCTGCTTTCTTTCGGGCAGCATGATCCGTACCTCGGAAGGGGATGTCGCGGTCGAAGATATCCAGATTGGTGATGAAGTAATCGCTTTTGATTGGAGAAACGATGAAGACGTAGTCCGTCAGGTTGTCTGGGTGGGTAAAGCGCGTGCGACAGTACGTCCTGACCTTCCCGATGATGAAGCTGGCTGGCCTGTGCGTATCCTTAAAGACGCCATTGCCGATGGCGTACCTTATAAGGATATGCTGATTACGGCTGAACACTGCTTGTTCTTCAGAGACCGTTTTGTCCCCGTTCGTATGCTGGTCAATGGTGTGTCTATCTTCTATGACAAGTCCATTACTTCTTACGATTACTATCACGTAGAAACAGAACAGCATTCTGTCATCACCGCTGATGGCATGCTCACAGAAAGCTATCTTGATACCGGGAACCGTTCATCCTTCCGTCAGGAAGGCAAAATCGCAACTCTGCGCGGAGCGGTAAAGAACTGGGCCGATGATGCCGGTGCGCCATTGGGCGTGGAACGCTCCTTTGTAGAACCGCTCTTCCGGACTCTGGAATGGCGTGAAAACAGTGTTGTGGGCACCAAGATCTCGACGACAAAAATCGAAACGACAACGGATCCTGACCTACATCTTATCACTCAGACAGGCGCTGTGATCCGTCCCATGCGTAAGACCGCGCATCACTACAGCTTCATGCTACCACCAAATACAGAGTCTGTGCGGATCGTCTCGCGTTCTAGCCGTCCATCAGACGTGATTGGCCCGTTTGTCGATGATCGTCGCTATATGGGCGTGGCCGTAGCAGATGTGCAGCTTCAATGTGCCAAACAGCAGTTCGATATTACTTCTCACCTTCAGGACGAAAAACCTTCGGGTTGGCACGATACCGACTGGACGGACTGCGCATGGACCAATGGGAATGCTGAACTCCCGTTAGGTGATCACCTGACACATGGGAAAATGGGTATTCTCTCCATGACTATTCGTGCCGCAGGCCCCTATCTGCTGAACACAAAGCCAAACTCTGACATGAAAAAACATTCTGCTTAATCTCGGTTAACCGGACAAATAATGTTGGGGCTTTCCCTTTGCCGGGAAAGCCCTTTCCTTATGAAAGCTGGAGACCCGCAAAAACCGGGTAATTTCTGGCGAAGCGGGCTGGCTTGATGACGTTGAGGTGTTGCGGGGCGCACCAAGGGTATCGTTCGGACCGATTTCCACGATGCCCGGAGTTGATTCCGCCGGTTTTGCCGACTTGCAGACAGAGTCAGCCTGCGGTTTCTAGACGCTCGTGGAAGATCAGCCGATTAAAGTTGTAGGCCAGGTTGCAAAGGGTCAGTTTCGCCTCAGCGCGGGCGAGGCCGATGGTGCGGATGAACAGGTTGAACCGGTTCTTCTGATGCGCGAAGACATGCTCAACATGCGCACGGATCGAGGATTTGGCGGCATTGGCCCTCGCGGTTGCCTTCGACATCGGCTTGCCCATGGGTTTGCGCCGATGAATACGGGACGTGAGCATCTGGTCCGACAGCCACTTCTCGTTGCGCCTGGATCGATAGGCACTGTCTGCCCAGACCTCTGAACTGGTATTGTCCGTGCTGACGACCTGCCGGAGAAGACGTCCGTCCGGCGTTGACGCCGAAGTCACCGCCATGCCCCGGATGAAGCCGAAGCGTCGGTCGATGCTGATGTGGGATTTGTAGCCGAAGACCGGCAGGGCGATCATGGGGAGTGGCGTCCCATCTGCCCGATACCGGACTTTTCCGCCGACCTTGATGGTCCAGCGCGCGTCGGTATCCTTCTGTGCTGCCTTGTTCGGCTCGTCCGGCCAAATGTCTCTGGCGCTCTTGCCCGACTTTATCGCTTCGCGTTCGCCCTCGGTGTTCCGCTGTCTTGGCGCAGGCACCAGCGAGGCGTCCACGATCTGCCCGGACATTGGAATGTAGCCCTTGTTCTGGAGTTGCCAGTCAAAGGCCTTCATCACCCGCCTGAGCGTTCCCGTCTCGGTCAGGCGATTGCGAAAATGCCGGATCGTGTTCTCGTCCGGCGTTCGATCCCCAAGCGACAGCCCCAGAAAGCGCAGCCAACTCAGCCGATCGCGGATCATGAACTCCATCCGGGCGTCTGACAGATTATGCTGCGCCTGCAGGATCAGGGCCTTGAACATCATCACCGGATCGAATGGTGGGCGGCCGCCTTTGCGACCATCGCCATACCCAAGCCCTTCGACCAGCCACGCCCGGAAATACTCGAAATCCACCGTCTCCTGCAAAACCTCAAGCGGATCGCCCTCTTTGCTCAATGCATTAAGGTGATCGCTCAAACTGAACAGGGACTTGGGATCCATAGCAGGCCTCCGTGATCGCGTAACTTCAATGAATCACCATAGCCGTCCAAATGCTACCAGTTTTTGCGGGTCTCCACACGCGCCAGATCCTCCGTGTAATCCGGCGGCCGGTTATCCCGCCACGCCTGCGGCAACGCTTCCACGCTACGCCGGAGCACCGTCATTTCAGCGCACAGATCTTCAAAGGCACGGGCTGCCGGATCCGTCTCGCTCATGACGCTTCTCCTTCAGTAATGAAACCGGCACTGGGCAACCTCAATCAGCTGATCCTCTCCCGCGCGCCCCTGAACCCGGTAGACCAGACGATGTTCTCCCGTAATCCGTCGGGACCACCACCCGGAAAGCTGCCCCTTCAATGGTTCCGGCTTGCCCAGCCCCTGAAATGGATGCCGCCTTACATCGTCGATCAGGGTATTGATCTTCTCAAGAACCGCAGTGTTTGACTGAAACCAGGAAAGATAATCCTCCCAGCCATTTTCATGAAAAAAGACCTTCACGCCAACGGTTTACCCTGCTGCTTCAAAAGATCACGCTCGGTCGCGGCCCCGTGCTCAATGTCTCGGATGCTCCGCAACAGCCTCTCCGCGTTACGGGGGCTGCTCAGGAGATGCACGGTTTCCTGCCAGCCGGAGAATTCTTCTTCCGACATCAGCACGACACTGCCTTTCCCGGTCTTGCGGGTCACGACAATCGGCGCGCGGCTGTTTACGGCTTCATCCAGATAATGCGCCAGGTTCTGGCGCAGGTCGGTATAGGAAACACAGGTCATGATCGATCCTCCACCTTCACTATAACGTACAGTTTTCTGTACGTCTCCTGTTTTACATCCCCATATCCATGCCCCGATCTCGCGACCTGGAGCGTGAGAGGGCCTGCTCCCGCTGATGGGGATGCAACCCGTGATCGAGCGTCGA
This region includes:
- a CDS encoding Hint domain-containing protein, coding for MSIVYPSNGTPYLTSGTTTFTSGQVVSGVTVTSNSQEILSSGATGIQQTIEEASGNTGGGEIIVLSGAQLLQKNDTGYWQNRGKIIVSSGGFISGGATTSGGITTILSGGIAKDIHAGNAGSGSIGTIIFSSGAILEGTTVARFEGTISGGTVTSGAQINVLSGGVLSNADAGNGGTITVSSGGKSTSTVISSGGTLTFTGGGSGSYTSLLAGGTLNIGSGTTYDNQHTTSLTATSGAQINVLSGGVLSNADAAAFGNIVVSKGGTGQDIIISSGGGLWVAGIASDTSVNNGGGIAIASGGVSNNNNVNSGGKIYADSGSVLGLTSVSSGGSAIVASGATISDVVTIQDGGTATIWNNTSGTIDLSGDTNHGLTISGLESGGTVSTVISGWNGSKPGNSDSIDLPGVSADGASYAYPSDDQVVVTLANGNTITLNIPGVKNTGFILSDDGHGGASAEVCFLSGSMIRTSEGDVAVEDIQIGDEVIAFDWRNDEDVVRQVVWVGKARATVRPDLPDDEAGWPVRILKDAIADGVPYKDMLITAEHCLFFRDRFVPVRMLVNGVSIFYDKSITSYDYYHVETEQHSVITADGMLTESYLDTGNRSSFRQEGKIATLRGAVKNWADDAGAPLGVERSFVEPLFRTLEWRENSVVGTKISTTKIETTTDPDLHLITQTGAVIRPMRKTAHHYSFMLPPNTESVRIVSRSSRPSDVIGPFVDDRRYMGVAVADVQLQCAKQQFDITSHLQDEKPSGWHDTDWTDCAWTNGNAELPLGDHLTHGKMGILSMTIRAAGPYLLNTKPNSDMKKHSA
- a CDS encoding IS5/IS1182 family transposase: MDPKSLFSLSDHLNALSKEGDPLEVLQETVDFEYFRAWLVEGLGYGDGRKGGRPPFDPVMMFKALILQAQHNLSDARMEFMIRDRLSWLRFLGLSLGDRTPDENTIRHFRNRLTETGTLRRVMKAFDWQLQNKGYIPMSGQIVDASLVPAPRQRNTEGEREAIKSGKSARDIWPDEPNKAAQKDTDARWTIKVGGKVRYRADGTPLPMIALPVFGYKSHISIDRRFGFIRGMAVTSASTPDGRLLRQVVSTDNTSSEVWADSAYRSRRNEKWLSDQMLTSRIHRRKPMGKPMSKATARANAAKSSIRAHVEHVFAHQKNRFNLFIRTIGLARAEAKLTLCNLAYNFNRLIFHERLETAG
- a CDS encoding Txe/YoeB family addiction module toxin, which gives rise to MKVFFHENGWEDYLSWFQSNTAVLEKINTLIDDVRRHPFQGLGKPEPLKGQLSGWWSRRITGEHRLVYRVQGRAGEDQLIEVAQCRFHY
- a CDS encoding type II toxin-antitoxin system Phd/YefM family antitoxin, whose product is MTCVSYTDLRQNLAHYLDEAVNSRAPIVVTRKTGKGSVVLMSEEEFSGWQETVHLLSSPRNAERLLRSIRDIEHGAATERDLLKQQGKPLA